Below is a genomic region from Persicimonas caeni.
TTCGAGCCGCCCACGCGCCACGAGGTCGTCGAGGCGATGTTGCCGTACGTCGAGGAGCGTTTGACCGAAGGCGACAAGCTCTCGTACATCGGCACGCACATGATGAACTTGTTCGCCTACCAGCCCGGCGCCAGCCGCTGGCGCCGCCACCTGAGCGAGCATATGCACCACGACGAGGCGGGACCGGAGGTGCTCGAGCAGGCGTTGGCGTTGGTGCCGCGGGGCGGGCGTTGCTCACCTGAAACACGCTCAGAGAAACCATGATGGACATCAAAGATACACTGAAACGACCGGCGGTCATGTGGACCGCGCTGGCGCTGATCCTCATCATCGGCGCGCTGATGGTGCCCATCGAGTGGGTACGCTCGGTCGGTGACTTCTTGGGTGAGGAGGAGCAGGCCACCGACGTCTTCTCCGACTCGGTCGCCGGTGTCGACAAGGCACTGGCAGCCGGCGCGTCGGTCGAGATGAGCGACGCACGCCTCGCCGAGATGCGCCCCCACCTGCAGGTGCGCCGCCTGGCCACCACCGGCCCGATGACCCACGAAGACGTCGTCGAGGCCACTGAGATGATGCGCGATTTCAACGCCCAGATCGCCTCTCAAGAACTCGAAGGCTCCAAAGAAGCGCTGCGAAACGAGCGCAACCGCCGCCTCGCCGAAGCCTTCCCCCGCCTCGATGCCGCCAAGATCGGCCCCACCCTTGCCGAATTGAACTCGCAGCTGGAAACAGCAAAAGATTAGTCACCACAGAGGGCACAGGGCCCACGGGGAAAGACTAGAACGCCCTTCTCCGTGAGCCCCGTGTGCTCCGTGGTGATACCTGTCGTTCCTTAGTTGGGAATCGACGGACCAGCTTGGATGATCTCGTCGGAGGCGTAGTCACTATATTCGGCGAAGTTGTCCTGGAACAGGTGGACAAGCTTCTTGGCCGTCTTGTGGTAGTCCTTCTCGCTGGGCCAGGTCTTCTGCGGCACGAGCACCTCGTTAGGCACGTTCGGGCAGCTTGTGGGCACATCGAGGCCGAAGTACGGGTCGGTCATCGTCTCGACGTCCGACAGCTCGCCGCTGTGGATGGCGTCGATGATCGAGCGAGTGTGCGGCAGGTCGATGCGGTGGCCGGTGCCGTAGGCGCCGCCGGTCCAACCGGTGCTCACCAGCCAGGCGTTCGAGCCGTGCTCGCGCATCTTCTGAGCCAGAAGCTCGGCGTACTTGGTGGGCGGCCAGACCAAGAAGGCGGCGCCGAAGCAGGCCGAGAAGGTCGCCTGCGGCTCGTCGATGCCCACCTCGGTGCCCGCGACCTTGGCGGTGTAGCCACTGATGAAGTGGTACATCGCCTGCTCGGGGGTCAGCTTGGCGACCGGCGGCAAGATGCCGAAGGCGTCGCAGGTCAGGAAGATGATGTTGTCCGGGTGACCCGTCACGCACGGGATCTTGGCGTTGCGCACCTTGTAAATCGGGTACGAGGTACGCGTGTTCTTGGTGATCGAGTCGTCGGTGAAGTCGACCTCGCGGGTCTCCTGGTCGTAGACGACGTTCTCGAGGACCGACTCGAAGCCGATCGTCTCGTAGATGAGCGGCTCGGCCTCGGCCGACAGGTCGATCGTCTTGGCGTAGCAGCCGCCTTCGATGTTGAACACGCCGTTTTCGGTCCAGCAGTGCTCGTCATCGCCGATGAGCAGACGGTTGGGGTCGCTCGACAAGGTGGTCTTGCCGGTGCCCGACAGGCCGAAGAAGAGCGACACGTCGTTGTTGTCGGGACCTTCGTTGCACGAGCAGTGCATCGACAGCACGTCCTGCTTGGGCATCAGGTAGTGCATCAGGGTGAAGATGCCTTTCTTCATCTCACCGGCATACTGGGTGCCCAGAATGACCATCTCGCCGGCCTCGATGTTCAGGTCGATGCTGGCGTCCG
It encodes:
- the pckA gene encoding phosphoenolpyruvate carboxykinase (ATP), with protein sequence MSDLRLEEKHGIHVKNIVRNAPPARLYEEALKNEKGTAISEHGALMAYSGEKTGRTPTDKRLIKNPESQDDIWWGDINRPLSPEVWEINRQRAIDYLNTQDQLFVFDGYAGWDEEYSLKVRIICARAYHALFMRNMLRRPTKEELAGFGEPDFTIMNAGKFPANPHTEGMTSDASIDLNIEAGEMVILGTQYAGEMKKGIFTLMHYLMPKQDVLSMHCSCNEGPDNNDVSLFFGLSGTGKTTLSSDPNRLLIGDDEHCWTENGVFNIEGGCYAKTIDLSAEAEPLIYETIGFESVLENVVYDQETREVDFTDDSITKNTRTSYPIYKVRNAKIPCVTGHPDNIIFLTCDAFGILPPVAKLTPEQAMYHFISGYTAKVAGTEVGIDEPQATFSACFGAAFLVWPPTKYAELLAQKMREHGSNAWLVSTGWTGGAYGTGHRIDLPHTRSIIDAIHSGELSDVETMTDPYFGLDVPTSCPNVPNEVLVPQKTWPSEKDYHKTAKKLVHLFQDNFAEYSDYASDEIIQAGPSIPN